One genomic region from Sphingobacterium sp. UGAL515B_05 encodes:
- a CDS encoding protein-disulfide reductase DsbD family protein translates to MKVNFKLFILLMLLIAPVAMFAQADTITNKLEGLEFTDGTISPDSLSFEESPDTATVKVDSNKTTVAAVASGEKAAGAEKKSLWSIFIAGLIGGFAALLMPCIFPMLPLTVSYFTKQAGSRASGISKALLYGLFIIVIYVALGMIITIAFGSDALNALSTNGIFNFIFFLLLVGFAASFFGAFEITLPSSFVNKMDAKSDKGGLVGLFFMAFSLSLVSFSCTGPIIGTLLVEAASKGERLGPAIGMLGFSIALAIPFGLFAMFPSMLKSLPKSGGWLNSVKVVLGFLELALALKFLCNVDLAYHWNWLDREVFLSLWIAIFALMGLYLIGKIKFSHDSELKFLSVPRTILAIVVFSFVVYMVPGLWGAPLKSISAFLPPSATQDFDLSSGVSAGAAAHSDGKVKKYAEIFHERGTPKGFDPYYDYDQALATAKELNKPVLIDFTGWNCVNCRKMEANVWTDQAVAKLLKEEFVMAELFVDDKTELAANEQFVSKYSGKKINTIGKKNSDFQAATFDSNSQPLYVIVDPTGKKLVPQRGANYNVEEYKAFLQSGLDAFKHKN, encoded by the coding sequence ATGAAAGTCAATTTCAAATTATTTATCCTTCTCATGTTGCTGATAGCGCCTGTGGCCATGTTTGCCCAAGCGGATACAATAACAAACAAGTTGGAGGGGCTTGAGTTTACGGATGGTACGATAAGTCCCGATTCACTATCTTTTGAGGAATCTCCGGATACCGCTACCGTAAAGGTCGACTCAAACAAGACCACAGTAGCGGCAGTAGCAAGTGGTGAAAAAGCTGCTGGGGCAGAAAAGAAATCATTGTGGAGTATCTTTATTGCAGGCCTTATAGGTGGTTTTGCAGCATTATTGATGCCTTGTATTTTTCCGATGTTACCCCTGACGGTGAGTTATTTTACCAAACAGGCAGGGAGTCGTGCAAGTGGTATCAGTAAAGCCCTGTTGTATGGATTATTTATTATTGTGATTTATGTAGCCTTGGGGATGATTATCACGATTGCATTCGGATCTGATGCACTCAATGCGCTTTCGACTAACGGCATCTTTAACTTCATTTTCTTTTTGTTGTTGGTTGGATTTGCGGCTTCTTTTTTTGGTGCATTTGAAATTACTTTACCAAGCTCCTTTGTCAATAAAATGGATGCCAAATCAGATAAAGGTGGCTTAGTCGGCTTGTTCTTTATGGCCTTTAGCTTGTCATTGGTTTCATTTTCTTGTACAGGACCGATTATTGGGACGCTGTTGGTTGAGGCAGCTTCGAAAGGGGAAAGATTAGGTCCAGCAATTGGGATGTTGGGATTCTCCATTGCCCTGGCCATTCCTTTTGGTTTGTTCGCTATGTTTCCTTCCATGCTGAAATCCTTACCGAAATCGGGGGGGTGGCTGAATAGTGTGAAAGTAGTCTTGGGATTTTTGGAACTCGCTTTAGCATTGAAATTTTTATGCAATGTCGATTTAGCTTACCACTGGAACTGGTTGGATAGAGAGGTGTTCCTGTCGCTATGGATTGCTATTTTTGCTTTGATGGGTCTATACTTGATCGGCAAGATAAAGTTCTCCCATGACAGTGAGCTGAAATTCCTATCTGTTCCTAGAACGATCTTGGCAATTGTTGTTTTTTCTTTTGTAGTCTATATGGTGCCCGGTTTATGGGGTGCACCTTTAAAATCGATTTCTGCTTTTTTACCACCATCGGCAACACAAGACTTTGATCTTTCTTCGGGTGTAAGTGCTGGTGCTGCTGCACATTCAGACGGGAAGGTGAAAAAATATGCTGAAATTTTTCATGAAAGAGGCACGCCAAAAGGATTTGATCCTTATTATGATTACGACCAGGCATTAGCTACGGCTAAAGAATTAAACAAGCCCGTATTAATCGATTTTACGGGTTGGAATTGTGTCAATTGTCGTAAAATGGAAGCGAATGTCTGGACAGACCAAGCTGTGGCCAAATTATTAAAAGAAGAGTTTGTTATGGCTGAACTTTTTGTGGACGATAAGACCGAGCTGGCTGCCAACGAACAATTTGTTTCCAAATATAGTGGCAAAAAGATCAATACAATCGGTAAAAAAAACAGCGATTTTCAAGCTGCTACATTTGATAGCAATTCACAACCGCTGTATGTAATTGTCGATCCGACGGGCAAAAAACTGGTGCCTCAGCGCGGTGCCAACTACAATGTAGAAGAGTACAAGGCGTTCCTGCAAAGTGGTTTGGATGCATTTAAACATAAAAACTAA